A stretch of Mytilus edulis chromosome 11, xbMytEdul2.2, whole genome shotgun sequence DNA encodes these proteins:
- the LOC139495478 gene encoding uncharacterized protein, which yields MSYERNKLLLFHNFLRLLLPLAQRAEEENQQLFPLCFRRRRRRTQRRFWCRPWLIRRTLFGQYDQLLHELNREDASGYRNFLRVDADLFGEILDRITPAIRKSSTSFREPLEPGLKLAVTLRHLATGSTYADLMYAFRVARNSISLFVPKVCEAIYLAYKDEVMPDEITTEDWMRIASDFERIWNLPHACGALDGKHIRIRKPPNSGSLFFNYKHFFSTVMMALVDADYKFIWLSVGSYGSASDSQIFRDSELRPMLEDGTLDLPPPSPLPNGETDIPYFLIGDDAFPLRSWMMKPYSRKRLDHDERIFNYRLSRARRIVENAFGILAMRFQILIGTMQQLPETVDLIVLSCTTLHNLLRIRKRADLQLFADEEDNNHNLIEGQWRQGAQLTDGDPGYQRNFGNAAGIDQRNYLKNYFNSEAGAVDWQENMI from the exons ATGTCTTACGAGAGAAATAAATTATTACTCTTCCATAACTTCCTTCGACTTCTTCTTCCACTGGCACAGAGGGCAGAGGAAGAAAATCAACAACTGTTTCCTCTTTGTTTTAGGAGGAGGAGGAGGCGGACTCAACGTAGATTTTGGTGCAGGCCATGGCTCATCAGAAGAACTTTGTTTGGACAATATGACCAACTCCTGCATGAGCTTAACCGGGAAGATGCGTCTGGTTACAGAAACTTTTTAAGAGTTGATGCCGACTTGTTTGGGGAGATACTTGACAGAATTACCCCTGCAATCAGAAAAAGCTCTACCTCTTTCAG GGAACCACTTGAACCAGGACTGAAGTTAGCCGTTACACTCAGACATTTGGCTACCGGTTCCACGTATGCTGATCTTATGTATGCCTTTCGTGTTGCCCGGAACTCCATATCACTCTTTGTGCCTAAAGTCTGCGAAGCAATTTACTTAGCATACAAAGATGAAGTCATGCCGGATGAGATTACGACGGAAGATTGGATGCGTATAGCATCTGactttgaaagaatatggaaccTCCCACACGCTTGTGGTGCTTTGGATGGGAAGCACATTAGAATAAGAAAACCGCCTAACTCGGGGTCGTTATTTTTTAACTACAAACATTTCTTCTCTACAGTGATGATGGCTCTAGTTGATGCAGATTATAAGTTTATTTGGCTGAGTGTGGGCTCATACGGAAGTGCATCTGATAGCCAGATATTTAGGGACTCGGAACTACGACCAATGTTAGAAGATGGAACTTTGGATCTTCCGCCTCCCTCCCCTCTTCCAAATGGTGAAACAGAtattccttattttcttattggCGATGACGCATTTCCTCTCCGATCATGGATGATGAAACCCTATTCAAGAAAACGTTTAGACCACGATGAGCGCATCTTTAACTATAGGTTGTCCCGTGCACGTAGAATTGTGGAGAATGCTTTTGGCATTCTTGCCATGAGATTTCAGATTTTGATTGGAACTATGCAACAACTGCCAGAAACAGTAGATTTAATCGTACTGTCTTGTACTACTCTTCATAACTTACTTCGGATAAGGAAACGTGCTGATCTACAACTGTTTGCTGACGAAGAAGACAACAATCATAATTTAATAGAGGGACAATGGCGACAAGGTGCGCAACTTACCGACGGAGACCCAGGGTATCAGAGAAATTTTGGTAACGCTGCTGGAATTGATCAAAGGAACTATCTTAAAAATTACTTCAACTCGGAAGCAGGCGCCGTAGATTGGCAAGAGAACATGATTTGA